The window AATAGGATTGAACGTTTGATGTCCATGATTACTCGGCCGTCGAGGAAGGGGCGGTCTTGGATGGGGCTGGCGGTACCGGATCATAGCCACCGGGGTGCCAGGGGTGGCAGTGGCCGAGGCGACGAGCGGCCAGCCAGCCACCACGCAGGAAGCCATGGGTTTCGATGGCTTCCTGCGCGTAGCAGGAACAGCTGGGATAGAAACGACAGTGCCTGCCCATCATGGGACTGATGGCGTAGCGGTAAAACTGGATCAGTAGAAGCGCCAGTCTACGCATGGGAACT of the Pseudomonas sp. PSE14 genome contains:
- the yidD gene encoding membrane protein insertion efficiency factor YidD, with protein sequence MRRLALLLIQFYRYAISPMMGRHCRFYPSCSCYAQEAIETHGFLRGGWLAARRLGHCHPWHPGGYDPVPPAPSKTAPSSTAE